In a single window of the Papaver somniferum cultivar HN1 chromosome 8, ASM357369v1, whole genome shotgun sequence genome:
- the LOC113302042 gene encoding uncharacterized protein LOC113302042 — protein sequence MLANDKVFDRGKEFEPIDGYPYYASDYTLRWESLTSCSFILMVCSMLMANHYRETVSELVLKYWYPLDFLFLDLIACVLDKKGDYGNDKKLLVKMYLLMLVHTGSNGDYNKPFSKRSVRDKLLICLLTRVGEIKQAYQRMGRVVHWGIAFRNSVVAQVLKKYEMGKAREWFVYHGVCKVQIRASPYRVLLPLDAVCFDQILIEACIPNKVNDLTQINSKCVVSANSACCRMLFDRGRWIGSVIISSDLCLNILTYELLGQQAIVLVFGNNSDSQVVCKFLENMLQQGNLLWLFENTHELMDQIFGNYKESFSCKKGYLKLQLGHGLLDMYEMVMCSLSSGSFLFF from the exons ATGTTGGCTAATG ATAAAGTTTTTGATCGTGGGAAAGAATTTGAACCCATTGATGGGTACCCTTACTATGCTAGTGATTATACTTTACGTTGGGAATCACTTACTTCTTGTTCGTTTATACTCATGGTCTGTTCAATGTTAATGGCTAACCACTATAGAGAAACTGTTAGTGAGCTTGTTCTAAAATATTGGTACCCACTAGACTTCTTATTTCTGGATTTAATTGCATGTGTGCTGGATAAAAAGGGTGATTATGGTAATGACAAAAAGCTGTTGGTGAAAATGTACCTATTGATGTTGGTTCACACTGGTAGCAACGGTGATTACAATAAACCATTTAGTAAAAGGTCAGTAAGAGATAAATTATTGATATGCCTGTTGACCAGAGTGGGTGAAATTAAGCAAGCTTATCAAAGGATGGGTAGAGTAGTTCACTGGGGTATTGCGTTCCGGAATTCAGTGGTCGCTCAGGTTCTAAAGAAGTATGAGATGGGGAAGGCACGAGAATGGTTTGTCTATCATGGGGTCTGTAAAGTACAAATTCGCGCTTCTCCTTACCGTGTGTTGCTGCCCTTGGATGCTGTTTGTTTTGACCAAATTCTTATAGAAGCTTGCATACCTAACAAGGTAAATGACCTAACACAAATTAATTCTAAATGTGTTGTTTCTGCCAATTCTGCTTGTTGTCGAATGTTGTTTGATCGAGGGCGGTGGATAGGATCGGTTATAATTAGTTCTGACTTATGCTTGAATATTCTCACTTATGAATTGTTAGGGCAGCAAGCAATTGTGCTTGTGTTTGGTAATAATAGTGACAGTCAGGTTGTTTGCAAGTTCCTTGAAAATATGTTGCAGCAAGGTAATCTTCTATGGTTGTTCGAGAACACTCATGAGCTTATGGACCAAATATTTGGTAACTATAAAGAGAGTTTCAGCTGTAAGAAAGGGTATCTCAAACTGCAGCTGGGACATGGTTTACTTGACATGTATGAGATGGTAATGTGCAGTTTGAGTAGTGGAAGCTTTCTCTTTTTCTAG